A region of Paenibacillus thiaminolyticus DNA encodes the following proteins:
- the rplK gene encoding 50S ribosomal protein L11, whose protein sequence is MAKKVIKVVKLQIPAGKANPAPPVGPALGQAGVNIMAFCKEFNAKTADQAGLIIPVEITVFEDRSFTFITKTPPAAVLLKVASKIEKGSGEPNKKKVATVKRDTVRQIAEQKMPDLNAASVESAMRMVEGTARSMGIVIED, encoded by the coding sequence ATGGCAAAAAAAGTCATCAAAGTGGTAAAATTGCAGATTCCTGCAGGGAAAGCGAATCCTGCGCCGCCGGTCGGTCCAGCACTGGGTCAAGCAGGCGTGAACATCATGGCGTTCTGTAAGGAATTCAACGCGAAGACTGCAGATCAAGCAGGCCTTATCATTCCTGTTGAAATCACAGTATTCGAGGATCGCTCCTTTACGTTCATCACGAAGACGCCTCCAGCAGCAGTATTGCTGAAAGTGGCTTCCAAGATCGAGAAAGGTTCCGGCGAGCCGAACAAAAAGAAAGTGGCTACAGTGAAGCGCGACACCGTTCGCCAGATCGCTGAGCAAAAAATGCCAGACCTGAATGCCGCATCCGTAGAATCGGCTATGCGCATGGTTGAAGGCACAGCCCGCAGCATGGGTATCGTCATCGAAGACTAA